A stretch of the Solanum dulcamara chromosome 6, daSolDulc1.2, whole genome shotgun sequence genome encodes the following:
- the LOC129891274 gene encoding xyloglucan endotransglucosylase/hydrolase protein 24-like, with amino-acid sequence MSMHNSNTKYLKVVNQSNKMIKTSSCIFSFLLLICFLVVLALGGTFDQEFDVTWGYGRVKILENGQLLTLSLDRSSGSGFKSKRQYMFGKIDMKIKLVPGNSAGTATTYYLSSVGSAHDEIDFEFLGNVSGEPYILHTNVYAQGKGDKEQQFYLWFDPTKDFHTYSILWNPRSIIFSVDGTPIRQYKNLEATNGIPYPKNQPMWLYSSIWNAEEWATRGGLVRTDWSNAPFIASYRNFNAQTCVMSSCSKNPTANSWLTQSLDSAGLARMKWVQKNYMIYNYCTDTKRFPQGFPHECSLN; translated from the exons ATGTCCATGCACAATTCAaacacaaaatatttaaaagttgtaAACCAATCAAACAAGATGATCAAAACTTCAAGttgtatattttctttcttgCTTTTGATATGTTTTTTGGTGGTGTTGGCTTTGGGTGGAACTTTCGACCAGGAATTTGATGTTACATGGGGTTATGGGAGAGTGAAAATACTCGAAAACGGTCAACTTCTCACTCTTTCCCTTGATAGAAGTTCAGGCTCTGGATTTAAGTCTAAAAGACAATATATGTTTGGAAAGATTGACATGAAGATCAAACTTGTCCCTGGCAATTCTGCTGGCACTGCTACTACATACTAT CTATCTTCTGTGGGGTCGGCTCATGACGAGATTGACTTTGAATTTCTTGGGAACGTAAGTGGAGAGCCTTATATTCTTCATACAAATGTGTATGCACAAGGCAAGGGAGATAAAGAGCAACAATTTTATCTTTGGTTTGATCCTACAAAGGATTTCCACACCTACTCTATTCTTTGGAATCCTCGAAGTATCAT ATTTTCAGTAGATGGGACACCAATAAGGCAATACAAGAATCTTGAAGCAACAAATGGAATACCTTATCCAAAGAACCAACCAATGTGGTTATACTCAAGTATATGGAATGCTGAGGAATGGGCAACAAGGGGAGGCCTTGTGAGGACTGATTGGAGTAACGCCCCTTTTATTGCTTCTTATAGAAATTTCAATGCACAAACTTGTGTTATGTCTTCTTGCTCCAAGAATCCCACAGCCAATTCTTGGTTAACTCAATCATTGGATAGTGCTGGCCTAGCAAGGATGAAATGGGTGCAAAAGAACTATATGATATACAACTATTGCACTGATACTAAACGTTTCCCTCAAGGATTTCCTCATGAATGCTCTCTAAATTAA